The proteins below come from a single Oryzias latipes chromosome 14, ASM223467v1 genomic window:
- the neu3 gene encoding sialidase-3, which yields MGNRPSKSDNVEEPVKTTLFQREPSGITYRIPALLYLRHSRTFLAFAEKRSSPCDHEAKILVMRKGLLNDDGSVKWSSSQELLSASLPNHRTMNPCPVYEKNNKILFLFFICVWGNITEKKQIITGKNKTRLCYVTSRDDGQTWSQAVDLTESVIGEAIHRWATFGVGPGHGIQLENNRLIIPAYAYYIPYRCGSFPVPFTVYPRALSVYSEDFGQTWHLGRMLQKKSCECEMAEIIDHEGRSHLYCNARRAGGHRCEALSENSGVCFDKPHMAPELIEQPSGCQGSVIGFPAPEFIPNDDAESKACGTSLLSPDTQTWLLFMHPTNKSSRRDMGVYLNRSPLHSSGWDRPRIIHSGPSGYSDLAYNVDKDQFSCLIECGKESELEQIAFMSFSLNDVMQTGSKKDKKMV from the exons ATGGGAAACAGACCATCCAAGAGTGACAACGTGGAGGAACCAGTCAAAACAACTTTGTTTCAAAGGGAGCCCAGCGGGATAACATACAGGATTCCTGCCCTCCTCTACCTGAGACACAGTCGCACCTTCCTAGCCTTTGCAGAGAAGCGATCTTCCCCCTGTGATCACGAGGCTAAGATTCTTGTTATGAGAAAAGGACTGCTGAATGATGATGGCTCTGTTAAG TGGTCGTCCAGTCAGGAGCTTTTGAGtgcatctctgccaaaccatcgCACCATGAACCCCTGCCCTGTGTacgagaaaaacaacaaaatcctgtttctgtttttcatctgtGTCTGGGGAAACATCACAGAAAAGAAGCAGATCATCACAGGTAAGAACAAGACGCGGCTCTGCTACGTCACCAGCCGCGACGACGGGCAAACCTGGAGTCAAGCTGTGGATTTGACAGAGAGCGTGATCGGAGAGGCCATCCACAGGTGGGCCACGTTTGGGGTGGGCCCCGGCCACGGCATCCAGCTGGAGAATAACAGGCTGATCATCCCTGCATACGCGTACTACATCCCTTACAGGTGTGGTTCTTTTCCAGTTCCTTTCACAGTCTACCCTCGTGCACTCTCAGTTTACAGTGAGGACTTTGGACAGACATGGCATTTAGGTAGGATGCTTCAGAAGAAGTCATGTGAGTGCGAAATGGCAGAGATCATAGATCACGAGGGAAGGAGTCACCTCTACTGCAATGCTCGTCGGGCTGGGGGCCACAGGTGTGAGGCCCTGAGTGAAAACAGTGGCGTTTGTTTTGATAAGCCCCACATGGCCCCAGAGCTCATCGAACAGCCCTCCGGCTGCCAGGGCAGCGTCATCGGCTTCCCGGCGCCAGAATTCATCCCTAATGACGATGCTGAAAGCAAAGCCTGTGGCACGTCTCTGTTGTCGCCAGACACACAAACCTGGCTCCTCTTCATGCACCCAACCAACAAGTCCAGCCGAAGGGACATGGGCGTGTATCTGAACCGCTCTCCTCTGCACTCGTCCGGGTGGGACCGGCCCCGGATCATACACAGCGGACCCAGCGGTTACTCAGACCTGGCGTACAATGTAGACAAGGATCAGTTTTCCTGCCTGATAGAGTGCGGCAAAGAGAGCGAACTGGAGCAGATTGCCTTCATGTCGTTTTCCCTTAACGATGTGATGCAGACGGGCagtaagaaagacaaaaaaatggtctga
- the neu3 gene encoding sialidase-3 isoform X2 encodes MGNRPSKSDNVEEPVKTTLFQREPSGITYRIPALLYLRHSRTFLAFAEKRSSPCDHEAKILVMRKGLLNDDGSVKWSSSQELLSASLPNHRTMNPCPVYEKNNKILFLFFICVWGNITEKKQIITESVIGEAIHRWATFGVGPGHGIQLENNRLIIPAYAYYIPYRCGSFPVPFTVYPRALSVYSEDFGQTWHLGRMLQKKSCECEMAEIIDHEGRSHLYCNARRAGGHRCEALSENSGVCFDKPHMAPELIEQPSGCQGSVIGFPAPEFIPNDDAESKACGTSLLSPDTQTWLLFMHPTNKSSRRDMGVYLNRSPLHSSGWDRPRIIHSGPSGYSDLAYNVDKDQFSCLIECGKESELEQIAFMSFSLNDVMQTGSKKDKKMV; translated from the exons ATGGGAAACAGACCATCCAAGAGTGACAACGTGGAGGAACCAGTCAAAACAACTTTGTTTCAAAGGGAGCCCAGCGGGATAACATACAGGATTCCTGCCCTCCTCTACCTGAGACACAGTCGCACCTTCCTAGCCTTTGCAGAGAAGCGATCTTCCCCCTGTGATCACGAGGCTAAGATTCTTGTTATGAGAAAAGGACTGCTGAATGATGATGGCTCTGTTAAG TGGTCGTCCAGTCAGGAGCTTTTGAGtgcatctctgccaaaccatcgCACCATGAACCCCTGCCCTGTGTacgagaaaaacaacaaaatcctgtttctgtttttcatctgtGTCTGGGGAAACATCACAGAAAAGAAGCAGATCATCACAG AGAGCGTGATCGGAGAGGCCATCCACAGGTGGGCCACGTTTGGGGTGGGCCCCGGCCACGGCATCCAGCTGGAGAATAACAGGCTGATCATCCCTGCATACGCGTACTACATCCCTTACAGGTGTGGTTCTTTTCCAGTTCCTTTCACAGTCTACCCTCGTGCACTCTCAGTTTACAGTGAGGACTTTGGACAGACATGGCATTTAGGTAGGATGCTTCAGAAGAAGTCATGTGAGTGCGAAATGGCAGAGATCATAGATCACGAGGGAAGGAGTCACCTCTACTGCAATGCTCGTCGGGCTGGGGGCCACAGGTGTGAGGCCCTGAGTGAAAACAGTGGCGTTTGTTTTGATAAGCCCCACATGGCCCCAGAGCTCATCGAACAGCCCTCCGGCTGCCAGGGCAGCGTCATCGGCTTCCCGGCGCCAGAATTCATCCCTAATGACGATGCTGAAAGCAAAGCCTGTGGCACGTCTCTGTTGTCGCCAGACACACAAACCTGGCTCCTCTTCATGCACCCAACCAACAAGTCCAGCCGAAGGGACATGGGCGTGTATCTGAACCGCTCTCCTCTGCACTCGTCCGGGTGGGACCGGCCCCGGATCATACACAGCGGACCCAGCGGTTACTCAGACCTGGCGTACAATGTAGACAAGGATCAGTTTTCCTGCCTGATAGAGTGCGGCAAAGAGAGCGAACTGGAGCAGATTGCCTTCATGTCGTTTTCCCTTAACGATGTGATGCAGACGGGCagtaagaaagacaaaaaaatggtctga
- the xrra1 gene encoding X-ray radiation resistance-associated protein 1 isoform X1, with product MTSAHHRLGDGLSCPAKGFPAGTSQKREDAGCWLLQAHRKSENRAANRGKKCKTTEADQLTLDALFLLQLHCVDDPSQICSVDISEQKLNSVKPEGFQVFENIAYIDASINSLSLGSFSCFPSLRELNLSLNRIQNLDLDSADFHHLQVLNLSYNSLSPESLISLSGLSSLKVLHLTGNGLHHLPPNLSSSDQDPTEMSSEQERKHFESLEVLILDDNKLSSVVFYSLVNLKRLKHLNLQKNLICEIPCLQMTRGLTPEQISYVEEGKFQSLTLPHVEEHVKILKNIQEVWETSSLPLPELQILNLADNKIVKEEALLGAALFPKLLELDIHSNPLTTKRKGDPPLLTFYLQERRGIRIRGKKPEDASRLSLKASAAPRWKVGQSDMNVSKRPMIIKEMTRGDRKKISCSDPEKTEPFFITQEGDDSNSESNSFSVENEAAKNKRAMKTNNTSYEMMMGLKANPDVLKSVGIQTAVRMLDYTLRNLNVYPDSKPKLDSIQTLCRERMKKTKVLPPLRSAKQPTERVDAIKQIKDRSSMTVVSFASALKTKGMDRKEQKEALTLLRDMKSKYKRVHEKTVEQVATMAFGRNKERGGDESPPVL from the exons ATGACTTCTGCACATCATAGATTAGGAGATGGACTGAGCTGTCCTGCCAAAGGTTTTCCAGCTGGGACGAGTCAAAAAAGAGAAG aTGCTGGTTGTTGGCTTCTGCAGGCTCACAGGAAGTCAGAGAACAGAGCAGCAAACAGAGGAAAGAAATGTAAAACCACAGAAGCAGATCAACTCACATTGGATGCGCTTTTCTTG CTTCAGCTGCACTGTGTTGATGACCCGTCTCAAATATGCTCCGTTGATATAAGTGAACAAAAGCTCAACTCA GTTAAACCAGAGGGTTTCCAGGTGTTTGAAAACATAGCTTACATAGATGCATCCATCAACTCCCTCTCATTAG GTTCTTTTAGCTGTTTCCCATCTTTGAGAGAACTCAATCTGTCTCTGAACAGAATTCAAAACCTGGATTTGGATTCTGCTGACTTCCATCACCTTCAG GTATTAAACTTGTCCTATAACAGTTTATCACCTGAGAGCCTGATCTCCCTCAGCGGTCTTTCAtctctcaaagtccttcatttaACTGGAAATGGccttcatcatcttcctccaAATCTGTCTTCCTCAGACCAAGACCCCACTGAGAT GTCTTCTGAACAGGAGAGAAAACACTTTGAATCACTTGAAGTCTTGATCCTCGATGATAACAAACTGTCCTCTGTCGTCTTCTACAGTCTGGTAAACTTAAAGAG ACTGAAACATCTCAACCTTCAGAAGAACCTCATTTGTGAAATACCCTGCTTGCAAATGACAAGAGGTTTGACGCCTGAGCAGATTTCCTATGTGGAAGAAGGCAAAT TCCAGTCTCTGACACTTCCTCATGTGGAAGAACATGTGAAGATCCTCAAGAACATTCAAGAAGTCTGGGAAACATCCAGTCTGCCGCTTCCAGAGCTTCAGATCCTCAATTTAGCCGACAACAAG ATAGTCAAAGAAGAAGCTCTGCTGGGTGCTGCTCTTTTCCCAAAGCTGCTGGAATTAGACATTCACTCCAACCCTCTAACCACAAAGAGGAAAG GAGACCCTCCTTTGTTGACCTTCTACCTCCAAGAGAGACGAGGAATAAGGATTAGGGGGAAGAAGCCAGAGGATGCATCAAGGCTCTCCCTGAAAGCCTCTGCAGCTCCCAGATGGAAG GTTGGACAAAGCGACATGAATGTGTCAAAGAGGCCGATGATAATAAAGGAAATGACCAGGGGAGACAGGAAGAAGATCAGCTGCAGTGACCCTGAAAAAACAGAGCCCTTCTTCATCACTCAG gaAGGAGACGATTCTAATTCTGAATCAAACTCTTTCTCTGTAGAGAATGAAGCTGCCAAGAACAAGCGtgcaatgaaaacaaataacacGTCCTATGAAATGATGATGGGTCTAAAAGCAAATCCTGATGTGCTGAAATCTGTCG GAATCCAAACAGCTGTTCGGATGCTGGACTACACTCTGAGGAATCTTAATGTCTACCCAGACTCCAAACCAAAACTTGATAGCATCCAGACTCTGTGCAGGGAAAGAATGAAGAAG ACCAAAGTTCTGCCACCCTTACGATCAGCGAAGCAGCCGACCGAAAGGGTTGATGCAATAAAGCAAATCAAGGACCGTTCATCAATGACAGTCGTGTCCTTCG ccAGTGCGCTGAAGACCAAAGGCATGGACAGAAAGGAGCAGAAGGAAGCCCTGACCCTGCTGAGGGACATGAAATCAAAGTACAAGAGGGTCCATGAGAAAACGGTGGAACAAGTCGCCACTATGGCGTTTGGCAGAAACAAAGAGCGAGGCGGTGACGAGTCTCCACCTGTTCTTTAA
- the xrra1 gene encoding X-ray radiation resistance-associated protein 1 isoform X2: MTSAHHRLGDGLSCPAKGFPAGTSQKREDAGCWLLQAHRKSENRAANRGKKCKTTEADQLTLDALFLLQLHCVDDPSQICSVDISEQKLNSVKPEGFQVFENIAYIDASINSLSLGSFSCFPSLRELNLSLNRIQNLDLDSADFHHLQVLNLSYNSLSPESLISLSGLSSLKVLHLTGNGLHHLPPNLSSSDQDPTEMSSEQERKHFESLEVLILDDNKLSSVVFYSLVNLKRLKHLNLQKNLICEIPCLQMTRGLTPEQISYVEEGKFQSLTLPHVEEHVKILKNIQEVWETSSLPLPELQILNLADNKIVKEEALLGAALFPKLLELDIHSNPLTTKRKGDPPLLTFYLQERRGIRIRGKKPEDASRLSLKASAAPRWKVGQSDMNVSKRPMIIKEMTRGDRKKISCSDPEKTEPFFITQEGDDSNSESNSFSVENEAAKNKRAMKTNNTSYEMMMGLKANPDVLKSVGIQTAVRMLDYTLRNLNVYPDSKPKLDSIQTLCRERMKTKVLPPLRSAKQPTERVDAIKQIKDRSSMTVVSFASALKTKGMDRKEQKEALTLLRDMKSKYKRVHEKTVEQVATMAFGRNKERGGDESPPVL; this comes from the exons ATGACTTCTGCACATCATAGATTAGGAGATGGACTGAGCTGTCCTGCCAAAGGTTTTCCAGCTGGGACGAGTCAAAAAAGAGAAG aTGCTGGTTGTTGGCTTCTGCAGGCTCACAGGAAGTCAGAGAACAGAGCAGCAAACAGAGGAAAGAAATGTAAAACCACAGAAGCAGATCAACTCACATTGGATGCGCTTTTCTTG CTTCAGCTGCACTGTGTTGATGACCCGTCTCAAATATGCTCCGTTGATATAAGTGAACAAAAGCTCAACTCA GTTAAACCAGAGGGTTTCCAGGTGTTTGAAAACATAGCTTACATAGATGCATCCATCAACTCCCTCTCATTAG GTTCTTTTAGCTGTTTCCCATCTTTGAGAGAACTCAATCTGTCTCTGAACAGAATTCAAAACCTGGATTTGGATTCTGCTGACTTCCATCACCTTCAG GTATTAAACTTGTCCTATAACAGTTTATCACCTGAGAGCCTGATCTCCCTCAGCGGTCTTTCAtctctcaaagtccttcatttaACTGGAAATGGccttcatcatcttcctccaAATCTGTCTTCCTCAGACCAAGACCCCACTGAGAT GTCTTCTGAACAGGAGAGAAAACACTTTGAATCACTTGAAGTCTTGATCCTCGATGATAACAAACTGTCCTCTGTCGTCTTCTACAGTCTGGTAAACTTAAAGAG ACTGAAACATCTCAACCTTCAGAAGAACCTCATTTGTGAAATACCCTGCTTGCAAATGACAAGAGGTTTGACGCCTGAGCAGATTTCCTATGTGGAAGAAGGCAAAT TCCAGTCTCTGACACTTCCTCATGTGGAAGAACATGTGAAGATCCTCAAGAACATTCAAGAAGTCTGGGAAACATCCAGTCTGCCGCTTCCAGAGCTTCAGATCCTCAATTTAGCCGACAACAAG ATAGTCAAAGAAGAAGCTCTGCTGGGTGCTGCTCTTTTCCCAAAGCTGCTGGAATTAGACATTCACTCCAACCCTCTAACCACAAAGAGGAAAG GAGACCCTCCTTTGTTGACCTTCTACCTCCAAGAGAGACGAGGAATAAGGATTAGGGGGAAGAAGCCAGAGGATGCATCAAGGCTCTCCCTGAAAGCCTCTGCAGCTCCCAGATGGAAG GTTGGACAAAGCGACATGAATGTGTCAAAGAGGCCGATGATAATAAAGGAAATGACCAGGGGAGACAGGAAGAAGATCAGCTGCAGTGACCCTGAAAAAACAGAGCCCTTCTTCATCACTCAG gaAGGAGACGATTCTAATTCTGAATCAAACTCTTTCTCTGTAGAGAATGAAGCTGCCAAGAACAAGCGtgcaatgaaaacaaataacacGTCCTATGAAATGATGATGGGTCTAAAAGCAAATCCTGATGTGCTGAAATCTGTCG GAATCCAAACAGCTGTTCGGATGCTGGACTACACTCTGAGGAATCTTAATGTCTACCCAGACTCCAAACCAAAACTTGATAGCATCCAGACTCTGTGCAGGGAAAGAATGA AGACCAAAGTTCTGCCACCCTTACGATCAGCGAAGCAGCCGACCGAAAGGGTTGATGCAATAAAGCAAATCAAGGACCGTTCATCAATGACAGTCGTGTCCTTCG ccAGTGCGCTGAAGACCAAAGGCATGGACAGAAAGGAGCAGAAGGAAGCCCTGACCCTGCTGAGGGACATGAAATCAAAGTACAAGAGGGTCCATGAGAAAACGGTGGAACAAGTCGCCACTATGGCGTTTGGCAGAAACAAAGAGCGAGGCGGTGACGAGTCTCCACCTGTTCTTTAA